A window from Polyangium spumosum encodes these proteins:
- the gatA gene encoding Asp-tRNA(Asn)/Glu-tRNA(Gln) amidotransferase subunit GatA, with protein MDPTVLDRSIPELAGLVTRGEVSAEEVTTACLDRITKRDGALGAFLTVQADEALEAARAVDQKRARGEALGPLAGVPIGIKDALCTRDAPTTAGSRILLRPASKGEAAADPRRGFRPPYDATVVARLRAAGAVLVGKTNMDEFAMGSSNENSAFFPARNPWDPTRTPGGSSGGSAVCVAAGLAPGALGSDTGGSIRQPAALTGTVGIKPTYGRVSRYGLVAFASSLDQVGPFAADVRSAARLLGVIAGHDPHDQTSLGAPVAHYEDACGRDVKGLRIGVPEEYFAKGIEPAVEKSVREALAGLVSLGCELVPVRLPHTRYAVATYYVLATAEASSNLSRYDGVRFGARAEGAEDLAALYARTRGQNFGREVARRIVLGTYVLSAGYYDAYYLRAQRVRTLIRRDFEEVFRQVDVLAAPVSPTVAFPLGERVDDPLAMYLADIYTLPASLAGVPALSVPCAPTPAADGVPSLPVGLQLVGPPLEEARLCALAAAWEGISPARGSRPKVSGA; from the coding sequence ATGGACCCGACGGTGCTCGATCGTTCGATCCCGGAGCTCGCAGGCCTCGTCACACGCGGCGAGGTCTCGGCCGAGGAGGTCACCACGGCCTGCCTCGATCGCATCACGAAGCGCGACGGCGCGCTCGGGGCCTTCTTGACCGTGCAGGCCGACGAGGCGCTCGAGGCCGCCCGCGCGGTAGACCAGAAACGCGCCCGCGGTGAAGCGCTGGGGCCACTCGCCGGCGTGCCCATCGGCATCAAGGACGCCCTCTGCACGCGCGACGCGCCGACGACCGCGGGATCACGTATCCTGCTCCGGCCCGCATCGAAGGGCGAGGCGGCGGCCGATCCGCGGCGCGGCTTTCGCCCGCCGTACGACGCCACCGTGGTCGCGCGCCTGCGCGCGGCCGGCGCGGTGCTCGTCGGCAAGACGAACATGGACGAGTTCGCGATGGGCTCGTCGAACGAAAACAGCGCGTTTTTCCCGGCCCGAAACCCGTGGGATCCGACGCGCACCCCGGGCGGCTCCTCGGGCGGGAGCGCGGTCTGCGTGGCGGCCGGCCTGGCGCCGGGCGCGCTCGGGTCGGATACGGGCGGCAGCATTCGCCAGCCCGCGGCGCTCACGGGGACGGTGGGGATCAAGCCGACGTACGGGCGCGTCTCGCGGTATGGCCTCGTCGCCTTCGCGTCGAGCCTCGATCAGGTCGGGCCGTTCGCGGCGGACGTGCGCTCGGCGGCGCGGCTGCTCGGCGTCATCGCGGGCCACGATCCACACGACCAGACGAGCCTCGGCGCGCCCGTCGCGCACTACGAGGACGCCTGCGGGCGCGACGTCAAAGGGCTCCGGATCGGCGTGCCGGAGGAGTATTTCGCCAAGGGGATTGAACCAGCCGTCGAAAAGAGCGTGCGCGAGGCGCTCGCCGGGCTCGTCTCGCTCGGCTGCGAGCTCGTGCCGGTGCGTCTGCCGCATACCCGTTATGCCGTGGCCACGTATTACGTGCTCGCGACGGCCGAGGCCTCGTCGAACCTCTCGCGTTATGACGGCGTGCGCTTCGGCGCGCGCGCGGAGGGCGCGGAGGACCTCGCGGCGCTTTATGCAAGGACGCGTGGGCAGAACTTCGGCCGCGAGGTCGCGCGGCGCATCGTGCTCGGGACGTACGTGCTCTCGGCGGGGTATTACGACGCGTATTACCTGCGGGCGCAGCGGGTCCGCACGCTCATCCGGCGCGATTTCGAGGAGGTGTTCCGGCAGGTCGACGTCCTCGCGGCGCCGGTCTCGCCGACGGTCGCATTCCCGCTCGGCGAGCGGGTCGACGATCCGCTCGCGATGTACCTCGCCGACATTTACACGTTGCCCGCGAGCCTGGCCGGCGTGCCCGCGCTGAGCGTCCCGTGCGCGCCCACGCCCGCGGCGGACGGCGTCCCATCGCTTCCCGTGGGATTGCAGCTCGTGGGCCCGCCGCTCGAAGAGGCGCGCCTCTGCGCGCTCGCCGCCGCGTGGGAAGGAATCTCGCCGGCCCGCGGATCGCGGCCGAAGGTATCGGGAGCATGA
- a CDS encoding GNAT family N-acetyltransferase: protein MNDPRFVTAVAGPEHAAGLRALFSAASSTCFCRFWHFDGTNNDWLDRCANAPEENAAAFFGGLDSGKDEAKGIVALSEQTLVGWLKVSPAAVMRKAYERRFYKQLPAFQGDREGVFLLGCALVHPGFRKQGVAKALVAGAVAYAKDSFGARVLEALPRRPKEPVSDEELWTGPMGAFEGNGFVEVGGLEPYPVLRRVL, encoded by the coding sequence ATGAACGATCCTCGTTTCGTCACCGCCGTGGCCGGTCCGGAGCATGCCGCGGGATTACGCGCGCTCTTCTCGGCGGCCTCGTCCACGTGTTTTTGCCGGTTCTGGCATTTCGACGGGACGAACAACGACTGGCTCGACCGCTGCGCGAATGCGCCCGAGGAGAACGCCGCCGCGTTTTTCGGCGGGCTCGATTCCGGGAAGGACGAGGCGAAGGGGATCGTGGCCCTCTCCGAGCAGACGCTCGTCGGCTGGCTGAAGGTCTCGCCCGCGGCCGTGATGCGCAAGGCCTACGAGCGGCGCTTCTACAAGCAACTGCCGGCATTTCAGGGGGATCGCGAGGGCGTGTTCCTGCTCGGCTGCGCGCTCGTGCATCCGGGCTTCCGCAAGCAAGGCGTGGCGAAGGCGCTCGTCGCGGGCGCCGTGGCGTACGCGAAGGACAGCTTCGGCGCGCGTGTGCTCGAGGCATTGCCGCGCCGGCCGAAGGAGCCGGTGAGCGACGAGGAGTTATGGACCGGGCCGATGGGCGCGTTCGAGGGGAACGGGTTCGTCGAGGTGGGCGGGCTGGAGCCGTATCCGGTGCTGCGGCGGGTGCTTTAG
- a CDS encoding zinc metalloprotease, whose product MKRVHHLVALGGLFFGAASLGGGCAVEAPDDTRADVDDDLVNDAIPADELAAHPGRACGVKNLPADELVRVEGEFERIKVVRPPYAFTGPVTIPVYFHVIRKGTGISNGDIPQSQIDAQMTVLNNAFASAGFKFELAAVDRTTNSSWYTMAPDSSAEASAKSTLRKGGSNALNIYTASPGGGLLGWATFPSWYSSTPSEDGVVLLYSSVPGGTASPYNQGDTGTHEVGHWLGLYHTFQGGCAAPGDSVSDTPAEASAASGCPTGRDTCSGGGADPITNFMDYSDDACMNTFSPGQITRMQNQWDTYRATSAPPPPPPPPPPPPPPPGDCAHDKCVTGTALDASACGSVVAAVCAADPYCCSTAWDSQCVSEVSSIGGSNECVASTCAHSPCVTGTKLTKGCDPEGVVTAVCNADPYCCNTSWDSVCVSEVTSIAGKTCP is encoded by the coding sequence ATGAAACGAGTCCATCACCTGGTCGCCCTCGGGGGCCTGTTCTTCGGAGCCGCTTCGCTCGGCGGTGGTTGCGCCGTGGAGGCGCCGGACGACACCCGCGCCGACGTCGACGACGACCTCGTGAACGACGCGATCCCCGCGGACGAGCTCGCGGCGCACCCCGGGCGCGCGTGCGGCGTGAAGAACCTGCCCGCGGACGAGCTCGTGCGCGTCGAAGGGGAGTTCGAGCGAATCAAGGTGGTGCGCCCGCCCTACGCCTTCACGGGCCCCGTCACGATCCCCGTGTACTTCCACGTGATCCGGAAGGGCACGGGCATCTCGAACGGCGACATCCCGCAGAGCCAGATCGACGCGCAGATGACGGTGCTCAACAACGCCTTCGCGAGCGCCGGCTTCAAGTTCGAGCTCGCGGCGGTCGACCGGACGACGAACTCGTCCTGGTACACGATGGCGCCGGACTCGTCGGCCGAGGCGAGCGCCAAGTCCACGCTGCGCAAGGGCGGCTCGAACGCCCTCAACATCTACACGGCGAGCCCCGGCGGCGGCCTGCTCGGCTGGGCGACGTTCCCCTCGTGGTACAGCAGCACGCCCAGCGAAGACGGCGTCGTGCTGCTCTACTCCTCGGTCCCCGGCGGCACCGCGTCGCCCTACAACCAGGGCGACACCGGCACGCACGAGGTCGGCCACTGGCTGGGCCTCTACCACACGTTCCAGGGCGGCTGCGCGGCGCCCGGCGATTCGGTCTCGGATACGCCCGCCGAGGCCTCGGCGGCCAGCGGCTGCCCGACGGGCCGCGATACCTGCTCCGGCGGAGGCGCCGACCCGATCACCAACTTCATGGACTACAGCGATGACGCCTGCATGAACACGTTCTCGCCGGGGCAGATCACCCGCATGCAGAACCAGTGGGACACGTATCGCGCCACGTCCGCGCCGCCGCCGCCGCCGCCGCCGCCGCCCCCGCCGCCGCCGCCGCCCGGCGATTGCGCGCATGACAAGTGCGTGACCGGCACGGCCCTCGACGCGTCGGCGTGTGGCTCCGTCGTCGCGGCCGTCTGCGCCGCCGACCCGTATTGCTGCAGCACGGCGTGGGACAGCCAGTGCGTGAGCGAGGTCTCCAGCATCGGCGGCAGCAACGAGTGCGTGGCCTCCACCTGCGCGCACAGCCCGTGCGTGACCGGCACGAAGCTCACGAAGGGCTGCGATCCGGAGGGCGTCGTGACGGCCGTCTGCAATGCGGATCCTTATTGCTGCAACACCTCGTGGGACAGCGTGTGCGTGAGCGAAGTCACGAGCATCGCCGGCAAGACCTGTCCCTGA
- the gatC gene encoding Asp-tRNA(Asn)/Glu-tRNA(Gln) amidotransferase subunit GatC, translated as MPPAPEGPATLAEDEVRSLARLANLDLPDAEIQRLTGDLGRILAYVRQLEELDVTGIEPTLHVEIERAPLRADEPHESLPHEIALREAPRTSMEGFAVPGFVEED; from the coding sequence ATGCCCCCCGCGCCCGAAGGTCCCGCCACCCTCGCCGAGGACGAGGTCCGCTCGCTCGCCCGCCTCGCCAACCTCGACCTCCCGGACGCCGAGATCCAGCGCCTCACCGGCGATCTCGGCCGCATCCTCGCGTACGTCCGGCAGCTCGAAGAGCTCGACGTCACGGGGATCGAGCCGACGCTTCATGTCGAAATCGAGAGAGCGCCGCTCCGCGCGGACGAGCCACACGAGAGCTTGCCGCACGAGATCGCGCTGCGGGAGGCGCCGCGCACGTCGATGGAGGGGTTCGCGGTGCCGGGCTTCGTGGAAGAGGATTGA
- a CDS encoding OB-fold protein: MSARRFSYLALLVLGAASCSRSNKTSEEGAAAASASASAAAPPPAPSVRTSPPEVEVSHVELLDAYEANAAQAGARFQGKHVLVRGKLGEVVKGAGGTVVTMPKETKPDAPSVRCLVREGEVAELAALKADDPLDVVGKVVKFEKHVELEGCVVNTQIKACRVVAKALGRGTCEQDREALGARLVLGAEQASLVCGSPAGFEAWRAKTASLPPEERAGRMISVDTTSCHLTHESLSPRLAVEFSSALARVRWENGVPTLAP, from the coding sequence ATGTCGGCTCGACGCTTTTCCTACCTCGCCCTCCTGGTCCTCGGGGCCGCCTCCTGCTCCCGCTCCAACAAAACCTCCGAGGAGGGCGCCGCGGCCGCCTCCGCCAGCGCCTCCGCCGCGGCGCCGCCGCCGGCCCCTTCGGTCCGGACGAGCCCTCCGGAGGTCGAGGTCTCCCACGTCGAGCTGCTCGACGCCTACGAGGCGAACGCCGCGCAGGCGGGGGCGCGATTCCAGGGCAAACACGTGCTCGTCCGCGGCAAGCTCGGCGAGGTCGTGAAGGGCGCGGGGGGGACGGTCGTCACGATGCCCAAGGAGACGAAGCCCGACGCCCCTTCCGTTCGTTGCCTCGTGCGTGAAGGCGAGGTCGCCGAGCTCGCGGCGCTGAAGGCCGACGATCCGCTCGACGTGGTGGGCAAGGTCGTGAAATTCGAGAAACACGTCGAGCTCGAGGGCTGCGTCGTGAACACGCAGATCAAGGCCTGCCGGGTCGTGGCGAAGGCGCTCGGGCGCGGCACGTGCGAGCAGGACCGCGAAGCGCTCGGCGCGCGCCTCGTGCTCGGCGCGGAGCAAGCGTCCCTCGTCTGCGGCAGCCCTGCCGGATTCGAGGCGTGGCGCGCGAAGACGGCGAGCCTGCCGCCCGAGGAGCGCGCCGGGCGCATGATCAGCGTGGATACGACCTCGTGCCACCTCACGCACGAATCGCTGAGCCCGCGGCTGGCCGTGGAATTCAGCTCGGCGCTCGCGCGCGTGCGGTGGGAGAATGGCGTGCCGACGCTGGCGCCGTGA